CTCGTCGAAGAGCCGGTCGTGTGGGGGCTCGTGATCCTCGGCGCACTCGCGCTCGTGCTCGGCGTCCTGCTCGTCGTCCCCATCGGTGGGGCGGACATGCCGGTCGTCGTCGCGCTCCTCAACTCGTACTCCGGGCTCGCGGCGAGCGCGGCGGGCTTCGTGCTCGGCAACTACGCGCTCATCATCAGCGGCGCGCTCGTCGGCGCGAGCGGGCTCATCCTCACGCGGATCATGTGCGACGCGATGAACCGCTCGCTCGCGAACGTCCTCCTCGGCGGCTTCGGCGGGGGCGACGGCGCTGCCGGGGCCGGTCCCGCGATGTCCACCGAAGGCCTGACCGTCCGCGAGACGACGCCCGACGACGCGGCGATCCTGATGAGCTACGCGCAGAAGGTCATCATCGTCCCCGGCTACGGCCTCGCTGTGGCGCAGGCGCAGCACCAGGTCCGCGAGATGGCCGACCTCCTCCAGAGCGAGGGCGTCGAGGTGAAGTACGCCATCCACCCCGTCGCCGGCCGGATGCCGGGCCACATGAACGTCCTGCTCGCCGAGGCAAACGTGCCCTACGACCAACTCTTCGACATGGACGACGTCAATGCCGACTTCGAGACGGCTGACGTCGCGCTCGTCGTCGGAGCGAACGACGTGGTGAACCCGGCGGCCCGCACCGATCAGAGTTCGCCGATCTACGGGATGCCGATCCTCAACGTGGACAAGGCGCAGAACGTGATTGTGCTCAAGCGGTCGATGCGCCCGGGCTACGCCGGCGTCGAGAACGCGCTGTTCTACGGCGACAGCACGCA
This is a stretch of genomic DNA from Rhodothermales bacterium. It encodes these proteins:
- a CDS encoding NAD(P)(+) transhydrogenase (Re/Si-specific) subunit beta, whose protein sequence is MKETLITLAYLVAASLFIIGLKRLSSPATARAGNQLAAVGMLLAVVATLFLESILSPIEMIGGLVIGGAIGVWLAKKVEMTGMPELVAAFNGFGGAASALVAAAEVARFAEVEPLGLAAAQVMPAEVMVAPISGVSALTIALSVLIGAVTFSGSFVAFGKLSGRVSGNPISFPGLRVISFAVGLGVIAATAWIVLGAADFPLVEEPVVWGLVILGALALVLGVLLVVPIGGADMPVVVALLNSYSGLAASAAGFVLGNYALIISGALVGASGLILTRIMCDAMNRSLANVLLGGFGGGDGAAGAGPAMSTEGLTVRETTPDDAAILMSYAQKVIIVPGYGLAVAQAQHQVREMADLLQSEGVEVKYAIHPVAGRMPGHMNVLLAEANVPYDQLFDMDDVNADFETADVALVVGANDVVNPAARTDQSSPIYGMPILNVDKAQNVIVLKRSMRPGYAGVENALFYGDSTQMLFGDAKDSIGEVISELKALKS